One stretch of Phaeodactylum tricornutum CCAP 1055/1 chromosome 9, whole genome shotgun sequence DNA includes these proteins:
- a CDS encoding predicted protein, whose protein sequence is MERRYVYPREYAPEIDARIVSARGSYTNDMFRQIAQTSSGIACYPTAPHTHSDRDRSSIGEHPNGSISVNKEREEEMVHFAFERSHQDSDLGIIASSTITSCSWIDQCLENCLNCRGCNSLPFNSNSLVDGLTTVRLAEEEPEKELIHLAMELSCKGENERLPRIQHNSENVERMTRVERKMFELAMERSIADSEASLRSRYMKRCNDRIDFEILGNQKLQRV, encoded by the coding sequence ATGGAGCGTCGTTATGTTTACCCTCGAGAATACGCTCCTGAAATTGATGCTCGTATCGTGTCCGCTCGTGGGAGCTACACAAACGATATGTTCCGACAAATAGCTCAAACGTCGTCGGGAATCGCGTGCTACCCCACAGCACCCCACACTCATTCCGATCGTGACCGTTCTTCCATTGGCGAGCATCCAAACGGTAGTATTTCGGTTAATAAGGAAAGAGAAGAGGAAATGGTTCACTTTGCTTTTGAACGGTCGCATCAAGATTCTGATTTGGGTATCATAGCAAGTTCAACAATCACTTCGTGTTCCTGGATCGATCAATGTCTGGAGAATTGTTTGAACTGTCGTGGGTGCAACAGTCTGCCCTTTAACTCAAACTCTCTGGTTGATGGTCTTACTACTGTGCGCTTGGCAGAGGAAGAGCCAGAGAAGGAGCTGATACATCTGGCCATGGAGCTGAGCTGCAAAGGCGAGAACGAGCGCCTTCCACGCATCCAACATAACTCAGAGAACGTCGAACGGATGACCCGAGTAGAGCGGAAAATGTTTGAGCTTGCTATGGAGCGATCCATTGCCGATTCGGAAGCCTCCCTTCGTTCACGCTATATGAAGCGTTGTAATGACCGAATTGACTTTGAAATATTGGGAAACCAAAAACTACAGCGAGTGTAG